The following are encoded together in the Candidatus Wallbacteria bacterium genome:
- a CDS encoding peptide-binding protein codes for MKTFIINICLFIFLVLSGCGGKTVIQKPAEVPEKTSSPAISFGDTLVDTYIADIITLNPLISNEGVSANYYGLLYSGLVRYDENYQLIPDLAETWEISTDGLTITFPLRRKVLWHDGVLFTSMDVKFTFDKIMDPATGCPDRDYYTSFSTLETPDDYTVRFRLKEPFAPALEYCGFYVIPWHIYSKENIKTSKYNTNPIGTGPFKFNQWLPDEQIILEANLNFYEGRPYINRYICKVIPDKSMAFLAVKRGEIDCYSLTLDQYVKQADQDFRSKNNIYRTSSFYFYMPYNLKKPFLSEKPVRRALTLAIDRDALIRDVLQGYGRPITGPYAPGSWPSSDNARPLPYDTVEACALLKAAGFSDTDRDGYLERDGKKLEIEITKFGKDAEAMLLPTLIQDYWKKIGVKAVLNGTDWNVLMDKVNSGNYDAVIFGRELGGWDPDGEYGFWHSSQFPDTAEQKNGYNYARFSNSELDRLLEQGRRTYDHGERKKIYNRIHEIINEDQPCTFLYIADSLFAVNKRFCGISVSPAGELTPIRRWFVQEGMQEYQ; via the coding sequence ATGAAGACATTTATCATTAATATCTGTTTATTTATTTTCCTGGTCCTGAGCGGGTGCGGCGGAAAGACCGTGATTCAAAAACCGGCTGAAGTGCCTGAAAAAACGTCTTCGCCTGCTATTTCATTCGGAGATACACTTGTCGACACCTACATTGCGGACATCATCACCCTTAACCCGCTGATTTCCAACGAAGGTGTCTCTGCCAATTACTATGGCTTGCTTTACAGCGGCCTGGTCCGCTATGACGAAAATTATCAGCTGATCCCGGATCTCGCTGAAACCTGGGAAATTTCCACAGACGGACTGACAATCACTTTCCCCCTCAGGAGAAAAGTGCTCTGGCATGACGGAGTTCTTTTCACATCCATGGATGTGAAATTCACCTTTGACAAGATCATGGACCCTGCCACCGGCTGTCCGGACAGGGACTATTACACATCTTTTTCCACCCTGGAAACACCGGACGACTATACAGTGAGATTCAGATTGAAAGAACCATTTGCACCGGCTCTGGAATATTGCGGATTCTATGTGATACCCTGGCACATCTATTCGAAGGAAAACATCAAAACTTCCAAGTACAACACCAATCCGATCGGCACCGGGCCTTTCAAATTCAATCAATGGCTTCCGGACGAGCAGATCATTCTCGAAGCCAACCTGAATTTCTACGAGGGCCGCCCGTATATCAACCGTTATATCTGCAAGGTGATCCCGGACAAATCCATGGCTTTTCTGGCAGTCAAGCGGGGTGAAATAGACTGTTACTCGCTTACACTCGATCAATATGTCAAACAGGCTGATCAGGATTTCCGCTCCAAAAACAATATTTACAGGACTTCGAGTTTCTACTTTTACATGCCATATAATCTGAAAAAGCCCTTCCTGTCCGAAAAGCCTGTCCGGCGGGCTCTGACCCTGGCTATTGACAGGGACGCCCTGATCAGGGATGTGCTTCAAGGTTACGGCCGGCCGATCACTGGTCCGTATGCACCAGGCTCCTGGCCGTCTTCCGATAACGCCAGACCGCTGCCCTATGACACTGTTGAAGCCTGTGCACTGTTGAAGGCAGCCGGTTTCTCGGATACAGACAGGGATGGATATCTGGAAAGGGATGGCAAGAAGCTTGAGATTGAGATCACTAAATTCGGGAAAGACGCTGAAGCAATGCTTCTGCCGACCCTGATCCAGGACTACTGGAAAAAAATCGGAGTCAAAGCCGTGCTGAACGGAACGGACTGGAACGTGCTGATGGACAAAGTCAATTCAGGCAACTACGATGCTGTCATTTTCGGACGCGAGCTCGGCGGCTGGGATCCGGACGGCGAATATGGCTTCTGGCACTCCAGTCAATTTCCAGATACTGCGGAACAAAAAAACGGGTATAATTATGCCAGGTTTTCCAATTCCGAGCTGGACAGACTGCTGGAACAGGGCCGCAGAACTTATGATCACGGGGAACGAAAGAAAATCTACAACCGGATCCACGAAATCATCAATGAGGATCAGCCCTGCACTTTTCTCTACATCGCGGACAGCCTGTTTGCAGTGAACAAGCGTTTCTGCGGAATCTCGGTCTCCCCTGCCGGTGAGCTTACACCGATCAGGCGCTGGTTTGTGCAGGAAGGAATGCAGGAGTATCAGTGA
- a CDS encoding peptide-binding protein, producing the protein MNRLLLLLLVIFIFAVGCGKPPGKKALPEKITLPEKNSAPSPCYGDTLVNSYVADIIALNPLITNDGVSFQFYDLLFNGLLKYDENYNLVPDLAETWEISADGLAITFKLRKDVLWHDGVSFTSTDVLFTFEKMIDPATGCPSRDNYTSFSTLEIPDDYTVRFRLKELFAPALEYCGFYVIPRHIYQNENIKTSKYNLNPVGTGAFKFTQWLPAEQIVLDANQKFYDGRPYFNKYICRIIPDSSMTFLSFKRGDIDCISLTKDQYSKQVDESFRAKYNLYKISKAYVYMPYNVQKPFLSELPVRKALGMAIDREELIKDVLHGFGKLISGPFTPGSWPDNPEVLPQPFDPTGAVELLKSAGFTDSDGDEYLERDGKKLSVRITNFGQDAASLVLPNLIRDFWKKIGVASELVCMNWDALMNDVNSGKFDAVLFGGSYGGWDPDGIYGSWHSSQFPDPTGTGSGFNYNRFSNSEMDSLLEQGRRTYDHEARRKIYYRIHALLNEQQPCTYIYSVDQIYAVDKRIYGISVTPVSELNSILHWYVPEGLQKYQ; encoded by the coding sequence GTGAACAGATTATTATTGTTATTGCTGGTTATTTTCATCTTCGCTGTCGGCTGTGGAAAACCCCCGGGGAAAAAAGCCTTGCCAGAAAAAATAACCCTGCCTGAAAAAAATTCCGCCCCTTCTCCCTGTTATGGAGATACACTAGTGAACTCATATGTCGCAGACATTATTGCACTCAATCCTTTGATCACTAATGACGGGGTTTCATTTCAATTTTACGATCTGCTCTTCAACGGGCTTTTGAAATATGACGAAAATTACAATCTGGTCCCTGATCTTGCAGAGACCTGGGAAATCTCTGCCGATGGTCTGGCCATTACCTTCAAACTGAGAAAAGACGTGCTCTGGCATGACGGAGTGTCATTTACCTCGACTGATGTACTGTTCACTTTTGAAAAGATGATAGATCCTGCCACAGGGTGTCCCTCACGGGATAATTACACTTCTTTCTCAACGCTGGAAATTCCCGATGACTACACTGTCAGGTTCAGGCTGAAGGAACTGTTCGCTCCTGCACTGGAATACTGCGGTTTTTATGTGATACCCCGCCATATTTATCAAAATGAAAATATCAAGACCTCGAAATATAATCTCAACCCGGTCGGCACAGGCGCCTTCAAATTCACCCAATGGCTGCCTGCTGAGCAGATCGTGCTTGACGCAAATCAGAAATTTTACGACGGGCGTCCCTATTTCAACAAATACATCTGCCGGATCATCCCAGACAGTTCCATGACTTTTCTTAGTTTCAAGCGTGGAGACATCGACTGCATTTCGCTCACCAAAGATCAGTATTCTAAGCAGGTGGATGAGTCTTTCCGAGCCAAATACAATCTCTATAAGATTTCTAAAGCTTATGTCTATATGCCATATAACGTTCAGAAGCCATTCCTTTCTGAGCTGCCTGTGAGGAAGGCCCTTGGCATGGCCATCGACAGGGAGGAATTAATCAAGGATGTCCTTCACGGGTTCGGTAAATTGATCAGCGGACCTTTCACCCCGGGTTCATGGCCCGACAATCCGGAAGTCTTACCTCAGCCGTTTGACCCGACAGGTGCAGTCGAACTTTTGAAGTCCGCCGGCTTCACGGATTCAGATGGTGACGAATATCTGGAGCGCGACGGGAAAAAGCTGTCTGTCAGAATCACCAACTTTGGACAGGATGCGGCTTCGCTTGTGCTCCCTAACCTGATCCGTGATTTCTGGAAAAAAATCGGGGTTGCCAGTGAACTTGTCTGCATGAACTGGGACGCGCTGATGAATGATGTAAACTCAGGCAAGTTCGATGCAGTGCTCTTTGGTGGCAGTTACGGAGGATGGGATCCTGACGGTATATATGGTTCGTGGCATTCAAGCCAGTTTCCAGACCCCACCGGCACTGGATCAGGATTCAATTATAACCGGTTCAGCAATTCAGAGATGGACAGCCTGCTTGAACAGGGACGGCGCACATACGACCACGAGGCGAGGCGCAAAATATATTACCGCATCCACGCTCTTCTCAATGAGCAGCAGCCTTGCACATACATTTACAGTGTAGACCAGATTTACGCTGTTGATAAGCGGATATACGGGATATCCGTCACTCCGGTCAGTGAATTGAATTCCATCCTGCACTGGTATGTTCCTGAGGGGCTGCAGAAGTATCAGTAG
- a CDS encoding LptF/LptG family permease: MKILDKYIIWELIGPFIFGICGYVVIMSVDPLIDVIQYIFIRQVDPWIVMKWYFFRVFSGNMIYSFSMASLLATFLVFGRLGKDNEISAALAGGISFLRLLVPVIGFGLIVTCSAMLFINYIAPYTNVTFQKLEDENILMMPEERAKHENILERVSGNEFLYAENLNTDYRRIYNCVLFRIENGKVISSMNAQFADFSGTEWHFFNGHKVTFKNREIERVEKFYQETVKLKLDFAKLAKLGVENEKKFSNMTLSEIRRQIRDLTRRGAVNIYEHMVELYLKLALPFAALIFALAGAALGAYFKRSGLMVGLGLSIVIIFFYYVVLSVTRSYGLSGRMNPFMAAWSANLIFAAIAVYFVKRADL; this comes from the coding sequence ATGAAAATTCTTGATAAATATATCATCTGGGAGTTGATAGGTCCCTTTATTTTTGGTATCTGCGGATATGTGGTGATCATGTCAGTCGATCCCCTGATCGATGTGATCCAGTATATTTTCATTCGCCAGGTGGACCCCTGGATCGTGATGAAATGGTACTTCTTCAGGGTGTTTTCCGGGAACATGATCTATTCCTTTTCAATGGCCTCCCTGCTGGCGACTTTCCTTGTCTTCGGACGCCTGGGTAAGGATAACGAAATCTCCGCAGCATTAGCCGGAGGCATCAGCTTTCTCAGGCTGCTGGTCCCGGTGATTGGATTCGGACTGATCGTGACCTGCTCGGCCATGCTGTTCATCAACTACATCGCACCTTACACTAATGTAACTTTTCAGAAACTTGAGGACGAGAATATCCTGATGATGCCTGAAGAACGGGCCAAACACGAAAATATCTTGGAGCGGGTAAGCGGGAATGAATTCCTGTATGCCGAGAATCTCAACACCGATTATCGCAGGATCTATAACTGTGTGCTTTTCAGAATCGAAAACGGGAAAGTGATCAGCAGCATGAACGCGCAGTTTGCGGATTTCAGCGGCACTGAATGGCACTTTTTCAACGGACATAAAGTCACTTTTAAAAACAGGGAAATCGAGCGGGTTGAAAAATTCTATCAGGAAACTGTCAAGCTGAAGCTGGATTTCGCAAAACTTGCTAAACTTGGTGTGGAGAACGAAAAGAAGTTCTCAAATATGACGCTGTCTGAAATACGGAGGCAGATCAGGGATTTGACCAGGCGCGGGGCGGTAAATATTTATGAACACATGGTCGAACTCTACCTGAAACTGGCTCTTCCGTTCGCGGCCCTGATCTTTGCCCTGGCCGGCGCGGCGCTGGGCGCGTATTTCAAGAGATCCGGACTGATGGTCGGGCTGGGATTGTCGATTGTGATCATCTTTTTTTATTATGTAGTGCTGTCAGTCACACGCAGTTACGGGTTGTCCGGCCGGATGAATCCGTTCATGGCAGCCTGGTCCGCCAACCTTATTTTCGCCGCAATCGCAGTCTATTTTGTGAAAAGGGCGGATCTGTAA
- a CDS encoding Cof-type HAD-IIB family hydrolase — MTFKLIALDLDGTLLDDSHRIRTKTLEKIQSLSRSGIRFVLVTGRMFCSARSYSQLLGTGIHVISYNGALIVDEGQSVFERLIERETCERILRLCDPELLLIFISDRMYVKSYNQLVRSYVERAGVAYNHFLGLNCHRNLPLKFIYAPLEDLEIEESRIRKSLGASAYVTNSLGNFIEIMHPEVSKAEALSWYSRRAGISMDEVLAFGDGMNDLEMLSQAGCGVAMGNAPDALKKAACEVTTSNQQEGVYDFLEKTFRAAACR, encoded by the coding sequence ATGACGTTCAAATTGATCGCACTCGACCTGGATGGTACGCTGCTTGACGACTCTCACCGGATCAGGACGAAAACCCTGGAAAAGATTCAATCGCTAAGCCGGTCCGGAATCAGGTTTGTCCTGGTGACCGGGCGAATGTTCTGTTCAGCCAGAAGTTACTCCCAGCTGCTCGGCACTGGGATTCATGTGATCAGTTATAACGGTGCCCTGATCGTCGACGAGGGGCAGTCCGTTTTTGAGCGGCTGATTGAACGGGAAACCTGTGAGCGGATCCTGCGACTCTGTGATCCGGAACTGCTGCTGATTTTTATTTCGGACAGGATGTATGTGAAAAGTTACAATCAGCTGGTTCGCTCTTATGTCGAGCGCGCAGGAGTAGCTTACAATCATTTCCTAGGTTTAAACTGCCACAGGAACCTGCCCTTGAAATTCATTTACGCCCCTTTGGAAGATTTGGAGATAGAAGAATCCAGGATCAGAAAAAGCCTGGGTGCCAGCGCCTATGTCACTAATTCGCTGGGTAATTTCATCGAGATCATGCACCCGGAAGTATCCAAAGCTGAAGCCCTGTCCTGGTATTCCCGGAGGGCAGGAATCAGCATGGACGAAGTCCTGGCATTCGGGGACGGGATGAACGATCTGGAAATGTTGAGCCAGGCGGGTTGTGGAGTAGCGATGGGAAACGCTCCTGATGCCCTTAAAAAAGCTGCCTGTGAAGTTACGACTTCCAATCAGCAGGAAGGTGTCTATGATTTTCTGGAAAAAACATTCAGGGCAGCTGCCTGCAGATGA
- the pyrE gene encoding orotate phosphoribosyltransferase produces the protein MDSDLLKVLENIDAVKTGHFLLSSGKHSDTYFQMALALQHYDIAMEIAEQIASLYTGEMIDTVIGPAVGAVILAYEVARTFEARAIYSERDQSGAMTLRRGFEILPGERVLIVEDVFTTGGSVDLVAQLVESFDAEVVGISTIVNRSAVKTPKVRGTSVKSLLKVNAALYETADCPLCKKKLPLIKPGTNPKVK, from the coding sequence GTGGATTCTGATCTCTTGAAAGTGCTGGAAAACATCGATGCCGTCAAGACAGGTCATTTTCTTCTCAGCTCAGGCAAGCACAGCGATACCTATTTTCAAATGGCACTAGCCCTGCAGCATTATGACATTGCGATGGAAATCGCCGAGCAGATTGCCTCTTTATACACCGGAGAAATGATCGACACAGTGATCGGGCCTGCAGTCGGAGCAGTGATTCTTGCGTATGAAGTGGCGAGAACCTTCGAGGCGCGGGCTATTTATTCTGAACGGGACCAGTCCGGTGCCATGACATTGCGGCGGGGATTTGAGATTCTGCCCGGCGAACGGGTTTTGATCGTTGAGGATGTTTTTACAACAGGAGGATCAGTTGATCTCGTCGCCCAGCTTGTAGAGTCCTTTGATGCTGAAGTAGTCGGGATTTCCACCATCGTGAATCGCAGTGCGGTCAAGACTCCAAAAGTGAGGGGAACCTCCGTCAAATCCCTGCTGAAAGTGAACGCCGCCTTATACGAAACTGCCGACTGCCCGCTCTGCAAGAAAAAGCTGCCGCTCATAAAGCCAGGCACCAACCCTAAAGTGAAATAA
- the pyrF gene encoding orotidine-5'-phosphate decarboxylase, with product MKNTELMLALDLNDLSEVKHLLTEVSGSVSHFKIGLRLYLKEGNSVIGLIRNHGKVFLDLKFHDIPNTVYNAVSESVKYGVDFVDVHASGGSEMMTAACKAVTGTKTKVLGVTVLTSLSDRELYDEVKCTLSVDKMVSSLAQLAKNSGLHGVVASARELTALRALLGADFIIATPGIRLSEGGETNDQKRVETPAQAARNGADYIIVGRPILESSDKKGIITKFKDQLKEANRGF from the coding sequence ATGAAAAATACTGAACTGATGCTGGCGCTTGACTTGAATGACCTCTCAGAGGTGAAACACCTGCTGACTGAAGTTTCCGGAAGCGTCAGCCATTTCAAGATCGGGCTGAGACTGTATCTTAAGGAAGGAAACAGTGTGATCGGGCTGATCAGGAATCACGGAAAAGTCTTCCTGGACTTGAAATTCCATGACATTCCCAATACAGTTTACAATGCAGTGAGCGAATCGGTAAAATACGGCGTGGATTTTGTGGATGTGCATGCTTCCGGTGGATCCGAAATGATGACTGCTGCCTGCAAGGCTGTAACAGGCACCAAAACCAAAGTGCTTGGCGTGACTGTTCTGACAAGCCTGTCGGATCGCGAGCTCTATGATGAAGTTAAATGCACACTTTCCGTAGATAAAATGGTGTCCAGCCTGGCGCAACTTGCGAAAAATTCCGGTCTGCACGGAGTGGTGGCTTCAGCCAGGGAACTGACTGCTCTGCGAGCCTTACTGGGCGCTGACTTTATCATCGCCACGCCAGGGATCCGCCTTTCCGAGGGCGGGGAGACCAATGATCAGAAACGGGTGGAGACACCTGCACAGGCTGCCAGGAACGGAGCCGACTATATCATAGTAGGAAGACCGATTTTAGAGTCATCCGATAAAAAAGGTATCATTACTAAATTCAAAGATCAGCTGAAGGAGGCAAATCGTGGATTCTGA
- a CDS encoding DUF805 domain-containing protein — MSEVSFSFRFKGRVSRGYFIRLSAFYLFLGQLIFFTVSLGAGILIPRICFSMLNWPWVSVYYLMTLSQYILAILVLGSFGVLIFSLLVKRCHDFNYSGSLALIMILPFAFSIWATLCGQDSLKTLALIPLVNLVFLCPFMLKSGTTLSNPYGRDPESIDPPASIVLAFLVLPFLIFSFFFGSYSFIAANSGYSSQDPPQTVEKNICSSHMLELERELREFLNSTGRSETQETRLDELKTFKNRSLFECPAGGIYSIDQTGETYSIKCSIHNTPFDLK, encoded by the coding sequence ATGAGTGAAGTTTCATTCTCTTTCAGATTCAAAGGCCGGGTCTCAAGAGGATATTTCATCCGTTTATCCGCTTTCTACCTGTTCCTTGGGCAACTGATTTTTTTCACAGTTTCCCTGGGAGCTGGAATCCTGATTCCCAGGATCTGTTTTTCGATGCTGAACTGGCCGTGGGTTTCCGTCTATTATCTGATGACATTGAGCCAGTACATTCTCGCTATTCTGGTGCTTGGTTCATTCGGTGTGCTGATCTTTTCCTTACTGGTTAAAAGATGCCATGATTTTAATTACTCAGGGAGCTTGGCGCTGATCATGATTCTTCCCTTTGCTTTCTCAATCTGGGCGACTCTCTGTGGTCAGGATTCCTTGAAAACACTTGCCTTAATTCCACTGGTAAACTTGGTTTTCCTCTGCCCGTTCATGTTGAAATCAGGGACAACTTTGTCAAATCCTTACGGCAGGGATCCTGAATCCATTGATCCTCCTGCCAGCATTGTCCTCGCTTTCCTCGTGTTGCCATTCCTGATCTTCTCTTTTTTCTTCGGTTCATATTCGTTCATAGCGGCCAATTCCGGCTACAGCAGCCAGGACCCGCCGCAGACTGTGGAGAAAAACATCTGCAGCAGCCACATGCTGGAACTGGAACGGGAACTCAGGGAATTTTTGAATTCAACCGGCAGATCGGAAACTCAGGAAACCCGCCTGGATGAACTCAAGACATTCAAAAACAGGTCCCTTTTCGAGTGCCCGGCAGGCGGTATTTATTCGATCGATCAGACCGGAGAAACCTATTCCATCAAGTGCTCGATTCACAATACTCCATTTGATCTTAAGTAG